GTTGTGGCTGGCGTAACGCTCCTGTTCCTGGCAGGACGAGCTCGCCGGGAGCAAAACCATCATCCTGAACTGCATGTCGCTGAGCAGCCCACAGGGCGTCTTCCCCGCCGTGGCGCAGCAGCTGGGCCTGCCCGCGGCTGCCGGCCGGGAGGGTGTGCGGaggctggagaagcagctgatGGCCCAGGGCCCCATGGTGTGAGTTCCCTGCGCAGGGGGTGGCGGGGGGTTCCCCCCTTTGACGCCCCGAGCGTGGTCAGACGGGAGAGGAGGCCCCGGTAGCGGCTCTCCCAGCTCAGGGTGCTGTGAACGGGCTGTGGGGGCggtgggcagagcaggagctgacCCCGGCTCCCCCCCTGCAGCTTGCTGGTGCTGGATGAGCTGGACCAGCTGGAGAGCAAGGGGCAGGACGTGCTCTACACCCTCTTCGAGTGGCCCCGGCTGCCCGGCTCCAGGCTCGTCCTCGTAGGTGAGTGCACCGCAACGTGGCACTGCCCGCCCCAGGGACCCTCCCTATTTTGGGGAGGGCTGGTGGGGGTTTGCTTTTGCTCCTTCCTCGGGGCACAGCCTTCTTCCTCACCTCGCTGTGCCCGCAGGGTTGGCCAACGCGCTGGACCTGATGGACCGCAGCCTGGCCAGGCTTGCTGCCCGGccggccggcagcccccggctgcTGCACTTCCCACCCTACACCAGGGAGCAGCTCGCCGCCATCCTGCAGGAGCGGCTGCGGCAGGTGGGGACgcggggggatgtggggggagaACACAGGACGGGACGCGGTGGGGGCTTTCCGCCCACGCAGGCGGCAGCGCTGACGGCGCGCGGTGCCTCGGCAGGTGGCTGGTGACCCCGTCCTGGACGCCACCGCGCTCCAGTTTTGCGCCCGCAAGGTCTCCGCGGTCTCTGGTGATGCTCGCAAGGCCTTGGATGTCTGCAGGTCAGCGCCAAAAGTCCGGTGATGCCAGGGCCAGCGTGGCCCCTGCAAGCCCCGCACGGCTCCCCTACGCTGGGGGTGCCCGTGCCGGGGGTGCCCGTGCCAGGGCGGCCGCTCTGCCCGGCGCTTAGGGCTGTCTCTCCCCAGGCGCGCCGTGGAGGTGGTGGAGCTGGAGGTGCAGAGCCAGACCCTGCTCAAGCCACTGCCTGGCGGTGAGTAGCTGCTGCCGGCCGCCGCACCAGAGCCAAAACCCTGCGGGTGGGCACCTCTGGGCCGGCCTCAATGCAGGGTCCAGGGCCCTTTTCTGGGGCACCTGCTCTGCGCTGCCCCCCCCATTCGCATCCCCCTGAGGTCCCCTGCGGCCCTGTCTGTCCCACAGGCGACTCCCCAACGTCCCCCGTCCCCAAGCGCGTGGGGCTCCTGCACGTCTCCCGTGTGATCTCGGAGGTGTTTGGGGACcggctggcggcgggcggccgggggtCCTGGGACGCCTTCCCGCTGCAGCAGAaggtgctgctctgctccctgctcctgctcgcCCGGCACCTGCGCGCCCGGGAGGTGACGCTGGGGAAGGTGAGTGATGGTGGGACCCTTGGGGGCTGGATTTGGGGAGCGGGCGGGTGTCCCCAGGATCTCCCTTGGGTGCAGTGTCGCGGCGTAACAcctgccctgccttccccagctccacGATGCCTACAGCCAGGTCTGCCGgcggcagcagctccctgccgtTGACCAGGCAGAGTGTCTGTCCCTCGTCACCCTCCTGGAGTCCCGCGGTGTCCTGGAGCTGAAGAGGGCCAAGGAGGCCCGGCTGGCCAAGGTACCGGCATGGCAGGGGTCTGGCGGGGCGCGGTGGGGTCCGGCAGCGCGGCGCTGAGCGGCTCTCGTCTCTCCCCCAGGTCTCCTTGAAGATGGAGGAGGCGGCGGTGGAGCACGCGCTGCAGGACACGGCGCTGGTGGGCAGCATCCTGGCCCAGGGGCTGCGttagccccctccccagcagcccgtGGCCCCTCGGCGCGGGTGGGATTTTGGTGCATGCGTGGTTTGGCTGGGCggtggcaggagcagggaaatggCTCCTGCAGGCCTTACCTCTTGTTTGTTGAGTCGTGCCTTGGGGGCcctcgctctggggtggggtttcttaatattattaatattattattattatttttgtgtggCTGGAGCCAAGGCGGGAGGCTGGCACCCGCCCCAGCCCCTTTGCAGCAACGGCCGTGGATGGTGGGTGCTCCTGGCCCGGCTCCCACCCCAGCGTGTGCCATCCCAGGGCCCGGTGTTGCTCTGAGCCACGGCCACGTTTGCTCCCGGCACATTTGGAACCTTCCAGGGCCACCCCAAGGCCCCGGCTGCAGGAAGGATGGTCCCGCTGTTGGTCCTGGTGCCAGTCCCGGTAGCGGCAGAGGGGGGTACACGGCGTGCTCGGCTCCAGGCTGCGCCCGGCTGGAGGGTGGGGGGATATCGGGGCCCCCTCTTTCTCCTGGCATTAATAAAGTCGTTCTGGTTCAGCGCtggctcctgcctctgcccacccacccccccccccgttccctccctgccccatggctgtgggggcctggctctgtcccccctccagcccctctcctcctgggctgcagccccctgGCGCTCCCCCGGtgcttccccccagctcccggcCTCAGCTCCTCCGCTTGTGTTAAATAATGGACGCTTTGACCTCATTTTGCAGCTTccctggctgggggggggtgtgggggcccgggggagcggggaggggctGTGGCTGTCAGTACCCCCCCTCTGGCCATCCCACCCTGACCCCCAGGCCCCTCGGCAGCTCCTGGCCAGGactggggtgctgggtgcgGGGCCAGGACGGGGTGCCCGGCTCACCGCCATGCCTCGGTTTCTCCTGACCCCATGGTGTGGCCCCGGTGTGCGCCAGCCCTGTCCTGGCCCCGTGGCTTGCAGGGTCCCCAcagggtgcaggatggggggaCGTCGGCTGCGGCCTTGCCCTGGGCACCCAAGTGCCAAAGCGGAGCCTGGCGAGGCCCCTGGCTGCCACCGTTGAACCGGGCGTCCTGGTGCAGCCCCCATTTTGGCACGCTGTGGCActgcccatccctgctgtgcctggggacagggcaggccCCAGCCGCGGTTtgcagtggggaaactgaggcaggggcagcgcggcagggccgggggcagccggcAGCCCCAGCCGGGCCCCGAGTGCAGCTCAAACGATTGCTGCCGCGGGGCTATTTATAGCTGGGGCTGCCATGTGTCGGACGTGTGTGGcagcacggggggggggggggcggcgggttCAGGCCAGGCTGTGCCCGCTCTGCTCCACGTCCCTGTCCCCTCGCTGTgccggggggctgaggggaacCCCTGTCCCCTCGCCACAccccggggctgagctgggACCGTGGCCCTGCCACCCATCACCAGGCCGCAGGGCTGAGCGGGTACCGGCATCCCCGTGCCCGtgggcagagccgggccgggcACGGGCTGGCTGGggcctccctgctccccacggGCCATGGCGGCTGCATCCCGCCCTGTGCCAGCCCCGTGGTCGTGACGCAGCCCCACGGCACGGAACCACGGCACACGGTGACGGTGGCCGGAAGGAAGTGGCTGGCAGCGTGTGTGACCGCAGTGACGCCAGCGGTGATGCAGGTGGGCACCACGGTGCCCCTGTTCCCCACATCGTCCCCCCCCCATGGCTGCTCCATCCCCGGCCACCACCCCTGTGCCCACCGTGGTGCTGGGTGAGATGGCGGCTGCGCGGGCAGGGCACGGGGGGCACCCCTACCCCTGCACCAGACCGGCCGTGCTGGGCATCCCACGGCGAGGCTGGAGGGTCCCCGGCCCTGGCACTTGTCCCCATGGTGGCCCGGTTGTgcgggtggggatggggacagcgggggTGGCATGGGGGACGTGGCCCCGCGGTGTGGGGGACGTGGGTCCCCTCGCCGTGCCAGCCTGCAGGGGTGCCCGCGGCCATGCTGGCCTTGGCTCCGCTCTCTGCCGCAGTGGATGAAAAATCGATAGCGCAGACAGATTCAGCCGCGCGGGTGCCGGAGCTCCCGCCGGAGCCGTTCATCACCACTCAGCGAggggccggcagcgccgcggcggGAGCACAGTGGCTCGGGGACATCTCCGCTGGCTCCGGGACACCCCAGGACACCCAGACCGTGCGCCGTGGCCGACAGCCGGGACAGCACCAGCACAGAGAGGCCGAAGGGCCCGTCCCCTGCTCTGGCACACGCGTGCCCACGTCCCCTTGCTCCCGCACACACGTGCCGtgcccatggggctgggcagcGCCCGGCTGTGCCGCGGGCAGCTCCCGGCGTGCGTGCCCGGCTGCGCACCCATCCGCATGTGCGCGGCAGGGGCCCGGTGTCCCCTCGGcggtgtccccagtgccccggCTGCCTCCCTGTCCTCCCTTGCACTCTCCTTACATAAGTGGCCACGTGGCGGGCATGGCCCCCTCCTGCCGCGCCGTCACCGCCAGCACCCAGATTCCATCTGACAGCCCCTTTCCGCTCGGCTGCGCTCCTGCCGGGCACCGGggccaggggtgcagggcaggacCCCGCACGACCCCTCCGTGCCAGCGCTGGGCCCCATGCGGGGTGAGGGCCGGGGGCctcggtgggatggggacactggggacgcagccctgccctgcccgcacctCCCATCCACGCCCTGGCACCCCGCTCTCCTGCCCGCTCCGCTGCCCGTGCCCTGCCAGACCTCGGCACCCCGATGCCGCGGGACAAGCCGGGCCCTGCAGCCGGGCAGGATCCGGCCAGCAGCGGGTTTGGCCCCACGGGCAGCCCCACGGTGGGGCAGCGCGGGGTCCCCGGTGCCCGGCGGCTGCCCCGGTGGGCcgcggggggggtggtgggCTGGCCGCCGCGCACATCTGGGAGTGATTTGGCACATTCCTCTGGGCTGAGCACATGCCGGCGGCTGGGCCTCGCCgcggccggcagccccggcgtgctggggagggggccaCAGGCCGTGCCAGGCTGTGGGTGCCCAGGCCTTGCTGCCCATGCCTGGCCCGCGGTGTCCCATCTCGCTCTGCTGAGCAcacaggggaaactgaggcacgggagCGCTGCTCAGAGCGGCCTGGTGGGCACCCAGCCCTCTTGGCGTGGGTGCCCAGGGGCCTGGGCAGCGCGGGGGAGCAGCGGGACCCCCATGGGGATGGGGCACGTGCTGAGGCTGCCCAGGCTCCTCACACATGTGTCTTCCCatggcagctccagccccgctgcccccccagccctcgtGCCGTGGGACAGGGCTGTGCCGGTGGGTGCGGGGCTCCTGGGTGCTGCTTTTGGCTTCCCCCCCCGCAGGGGATGGCAGGGCCtggctcccctcctgcctcagtttcccctgggtgcaggcgaggagcagcagagctgggtgtCTGCTcggccccgtgcccccccccggctctgGGTGGTCCTGGGGGGGCCGCTCCCCCTCCCTGACCCAGCCTGGGGCTCCTGCAGGGCCCTGTCCTTGCGTTGGGCTGTGCCAGTGTTGCCCCAGCGCTGgagtttctcctttttcttccctttttcataGCAAAGTTGCTTTAACCCCTCACACGCCCTCAGCGGGCTCTGGGTGGGCGGCCTGGTGTAGTGGGGGGGGatatgggggtgctggggccctCACCGGCacccagggtgggggggagcaggctggggggggggggggctgcagatGCCCGTGTCCGTGGGGGTCAGTGGGAGCAGTCAGagacacccccccacacacactccccGCCCTGGGGGGCggtccccagctctgcagggcagctCCTCGGCGGGCgtgggagaggaaagagggGCAACGAAGCTGCGGTGGCGCGGCCCCTTTAAGAGgtccccctccctcccgc
The sequence above is a segment of the Pelecanus crispus isolate bPelCri1 chromosome 18, bPelCri1.pri, whole genome shotgun sequence genome. Coding sequences within it:
- the CDC6 gene encoding LOW QUALITY PROTEIN: cell division control protein 6 homolog (The sequence of the model RefSeq protein was modified relative to this genomic sequence to represent the inferred CDS: deleted 2 bases in 1 codon) — its product is MASSSPQRQPTIGFPRRRSARRLAAPPGQGRPRPRRPRPRRPRPPPPRLSPCPGAAEPGRAAPGTCSARTKALPLSPRKRLGDDNLCNVPRAVPCSPAKRSKENQGRRLLFGDPSASPEKPSSPGPSPRRGGQETPRNSGLGGQRACTRLFRQEGTCYQQAKRVLHAAVPDRLHARERETGVIRQFLREHVCGRQPGSLYISGAPGTGKTACLSRILLDCKDELAGSKTIILNCMSLSSPQGVFPAVAQQLGLPAAAGREGVRRLEKQLMAQGPMVLLVLDELDQLESKGQDVLYTLFEWPRLPGSRLVLVGLANALDLMDRSLARLAARPAGSPRLLHFPPYTREQLAAILQERLRQVAGDPVLDATALQFCARKVSAVSGDARKALDVCRRAVEVVELEVQSQTLLKPLPGGDSPTSPVPKRVGLLHVSRVISEVFGDRLAAGGRGSWDAFPLQQKVLLCSLLLLARHLRAREVTLGKLHDAYSQVCRRQQLPAVDQAECLSLVTLLESRGVLELKRAKEARLAKVSLKMEEAAVEHALQDTALVGSILAQGLR